One genomic segment of Danio aesculapii chromosome 15, fDanAes4.1, whole genome shotgun sequence includes these proteins:
- the gipr gene encoding gastric inhibitory polypeptide receptor: MKSTSTIFLLTLAVLCRAERVSGKTVKDTVQEWNRYRSECIMKISSQPTPSGLFCKSMFDMYACWTDGVPNTTVKVPCPWYLPWHDQVRNGFVSRECGPDGQWLTVNHSSTWRDHSQCNADGRQQIAQENQMMVLAYFRVMYTVGYSLSLASLSLALIILLIFRKLRCTRNYIHTNLFASFILRAVSILTRDALLMKDAPEFRDNKDVSIVLSDQVMSGCRVAQVLMQYCVGANYYWLLVEGLYLHNLLVLMVFSENSYICVYFFIGWGTPVLFVVPWIVVRYLYENTRCWEINENMAYWWIIRTPILLAILVNFFIFIRIILILISKLKAHQMRYTDYKFRLAKSTLTLIPLLGIHEVVFAVMTEEQTEGVLRNVNLFFELFFNSFQGFLVAILYCFVNKEVQSEIKKKWQRWKLGISILDDQRNTGSNTQPVGTGAQCHHDPSCSPECPLDSGSQLSSDPTPSIQHHYHPGAKKGKAYCYISARKQVVNGLDVPALPQCGGEGAGMYSESYC, from the exons ATGAAGAGCACCTCCACCATCTTCCTCCTCACTCTGgctgtcttgtgcagagctgag AGAGTGAGTGGGAAGACGGTGAAGGACACAGTGCAGGAATGGAACAGGTATCGGAGCGAGTGCATCATGAAGATAAGCTCACAACCAACCCCCTCTG GTTTGTTTTGCAAAAGCATGTTTGATATGTACGCTTGTTGGACAGATGGAGTTCCCAACACAACAGTGAAAGTGCCGTGCCCCTGGTATCTGCCCTGGCATGATCAAG TTCGTAATGGGTTTGTGTCGCGGGAATGTGGTCCAGATGGCCAGTGGCTCACTGTCAACCACAGCAGCACATGGAGAGACCACTCACAGTGCAATGCAGATGGCAGACAGCAGATAGCACAG GAGAATCAGATGATGGTCTTGGCCTATTTCAGGGTGATGTACACGGTCGGTTACTCTCTGTCTCTGGCCAGCCTGTCTTTAGCACTCATCATACTTCTCATATTCAG GAAGCTTCGCTGCACACGCAACTACATCCACACCAACCTGTTTGCCTCATTCATCCTGCGAGCCGTGTCCATCCTCACAAGAGACGCGCTGCTCATGAAAGATGCTCCCGAGTTCAGGGACAACAAAGATGTTTCTATCGTTCTGAGTGACCAG GTGATGTCAGGCTGCCGTGTGGCTCAGGTCCTGATGCAGTACTGTGTCGGCGCCAACTACTATTGGCTTCTGGTGGAAGGTTTATATCTCCACAACCTGCTGGTGCTGATGGTCTTCTCAGAGAACAGTTACATTTGTGTATACTTCTTCATCGGCTGGG GAACGCCTGTGCTCTTTGTGGTGCCTTGGATAGTTGTTCGTTACTTGTATGAAAACACAAG GTGCTGGGAGATCAATGAAAATATGGCATATTGGTGGATCATCCGAACGCCAATCCTTTTGGCCATTTTA GTGAACTTTTTCATATTTATACGGATTATTCTGATCCTCATCTCCAAATTAAAAGCACATCAGATgagatatacagattataaatttAG ATTAGCCAAGTCCACACTGACCCTCATTCCCCTGTTAGGGATTCATGAGGTGGTGTTTGCAGTGATGACAGAGGAACAGACTGAAGGAGTGCTTCGCAATGTCAACCTGTTCTTTGAACTCTTCTTCAATTCTTTTCAG GGTTTTCTGGTGGCCATATTATACTGCTTTGTCAATAAAGAG GTACAGTCGGAAATCAAAAAGAAATGGCAGCGATGGAAACTGGGAATAAGTATTTTGGATGACCAGCGTAACACAGGTAGCAACACTCAGCCGGTAGGAACCGGTGCTCAATGTCACCATGACCCGTCCTGCTCTCCCGAATGCCCTCTGGACAGTGGCAGCCAGCTGTCCTCAGACCCAACACCCTCCATCCAACACCACTACCATCCTGGAGCAAAGAAAGGCAAGGCGTACTGCTATATATCTGCCCGAAAGCAGGTCGTCAATGGGTTGGATGTGCCAGCTTTACCGCAGTGTGGTGGAGAAGGAGCAGGCATGTATTCTGAGAGCTACTGCTGA